A genome region from Portunus trituberculatus isolate SZX2019 chromosome 40, ASM1759143v1, whole genome shotgun sequence includes the following:
- the LOC123516243 gene encoding coatomer subunit zeta-1-like codes for MSGLLEPTLYIIKGIAILDNDGNRLLAKYYDPSVFSGVKEERKFEKNLFQKTHRANAEVIMLDRLTCVYRSNVDLFFYVMGMSYENEEWVCRDSTVVHPTFSLCATSPPSG; via the exons ATGTCTGGACTGCTG GAGCCCACCCTGTACATCATCAAAGGCATTGCCATCCTGGACAATGATGGTAACAGACTGCTGGCTAAGTACTACGACCCTTCCGTCTTCTCTGGGGTGAAGGAAGAACGCAAGTTTGAGAAGAACCTTTTCCAGAAGACTCATCGTGCCAATGCTGAAGTGATCATGCTGGACAGACTCACCTGTGTCTATCGCTCCAATGTGGATCTCTTCTTCTATGTCATGGGCATGTCCTATGAGAAcgag gAGTGGGTTTGCAGAGATTCCACAGTCGTGCATCCGACCTTCAGTCTCTGTgccacttctcctccctctggttGA